The genomic stretch TTTACCACCGCCAGTAGGCATAATACCTAGCGTATTATTTTGAGATAGAACACTCGAAATGATCTCTTCCTGCCCACCTCGAAATTCATCGTATCCAAAATGGTGTTTCAGCTGTTCTTTTGCTTTAAGAAGCATTGTATCTTCCTTTCTAATTCGCCAGTTCGTTTGCTTTTTTCATCTTACCGTATCTATGGAACTGTGTATAGATAACGAATTTACGAATGAACTTGCAAGCGTAATAAAAAGGATAAACATTTAGAAAAAGGGCAAACTACTACAATATGGAAAGAATAAGTGGTTTTACGTCAAGAAAAAGGGGAATACGAATATGGTGGACTGGATAGAAGTTATTCTTAGATCGCTGTTCATATTAATTGGACTTTTTATCATTACAAAACTTCTTGGAAAAAAACAATTATCAAAGCTATCTTATTTTGAATATATTGTAGGCATTATTATCGGTGATATAGCAGGCAGTTTATCAATGGATATGGAAGTGAGCTTACTTCACGGTGTGACAAGCATTCTCATTTGGACACTTATGTCTGTATTCTTAAGCTATATTTCAATGAAAAATAAAAAAGTGAGAGATTTTGTAGAGGGAAAAGCGAGAGTATTTATAAAAGATGGAAAGATCCTTGAAGAAAATTTGAAGAAAGAGCGCTTTACGACAGATGAATTGCTAGAAATGCTTCGTAAAAAAAGTGTTTTTTCCGCAAGTGAAGTCGAGTTTGCGCTGCTTGAAGCAGATGGAGAACTTAGCGTTTTATTAAAACGTGACTACCGAGCGATTAAGCCTGCTGAACTTTGGCT from Bacillus sp. Cs-700 encodes the following:
- a CDS encoding DUF421 domain-containing protein, producing the protein MVDWIEVILRSLFILIGLFIITKLLGKKQLSKLSYFEYIVGIIIGDIAGSLSMDMEVSLLHGVTSILIWTLMSVFLSYISMKNKKVRDFVEGKARVFIKDGKILEENLKKERFTTDELLEMLRKKSVFSASEVEFALLEADGELSVLLKRDYRAIKPAELWLHLPRDKEPKTLIMDGEIIKEVLTEEGHNEAWLKKILSDKHVQIEDVFLAQLHSDGKLTLDYYEDDMSEVE